In the Arthrobacter sp. CDRTa11 genome, CCAACGGGGCCGGAAAAACAACATTGCTCCTGATGCTGGCGTCACTGCTGGCGCCGGATTCCGGAACCGTCAGAGTGGGCGGGCTTGATCCCCGGCACCATCGGTTGGAGGTACGGAGCAGGATCGGGTGGATGCCGGACACCCTGGGCGTGTGGGAGTCCCTGACGGCCCGCGAAATCCTGACGCAGATGGCCCGCTTCTACCGGCTTCCAGCCGCAGGAATCGCCCAGCGTGTTTCGGCGATGCTGGAGCGGGTACGCCTCAGCGACCTGGCAGACCAGCCGGCACGCGTCCTGTCCCGAGGCCAGCAGCAGCGGCTCAGCCTGGCGCGTGCCCTGATTCACCAGCCCTCTGTCCTCCTCCTTGATGAGCCGGCATCAGGCCTGGACCCGGGGTCACGGGTGGAACTCCGGAACATGTTGCGCCAGCTCGCAGCCGAAGGCACAGCCGTGGTGGTCTCCTCCCACGTCCTGAGCGAACTTGACGAAATTGCCGACGGCGCCGTCTTCGTCAACAACGGCCGCACCGTCAGGCAGCAGACCATCGAAGAGGCTGCCGCCTCCGGACGCCGTTACGCCATTTCGGCGTCGGACGGGGCTGCCCTGGCAGCCAAACTCACCAGCCTGGGCCTTGCGTTCCGGGTGGAGGACGGACGCCGGCAGGCCGTCAGCCTCATGCTGATGAACGACGACGACGCCGCGCGCCTCCTGCGGGACCTCGTGCTGGCGGGCGTGGGAGTAAGCTCCTTTGCCCCCGCCTCAGGTGCCTTGGAAGAGACATACATGAGCCTTGAAGGGGAGCGTCGATGAGCCAGCTGACCGAAACACAGCACCAGCCCTCCGTGCCACATACCGCCGGGGGCTACGTCGCCGGAATCAGGGACGTTGTGGTCCTTGAACTGAAACAGCGCCTGCGTTCCCGGGGCTGGTACATCATGCTGTCCATCTGGTTTGTCCTCACCGGCCTGGTGACCTGGCTGACCTGGGCCAGCTGGAATGCCAACCAGGCAGCCCAGCGGGCCTACTCGGATTTCGCTACCGAGGCCACTGGCCCCGGGTCCATGATCTTCGAAGTGGTTTTGGCCTTTGTCCTCCTGTTCGCGCTGCTGGTGGCACCCGCGTTGTCAGCCAACGCCGTCAACGGCGACCGCGCCGGCGGAACGCTGGCAATCCTGCAGGTGACACTGCTGCAGCCCGGGCAGATACTGTGGGGGAAATTTTTCGCCGCCTGGCTTGCCGCGCTGGCCTTCCTGGTATCCAGCGCACCTTTCCTGATCATCGGCGTGGCGCTCGGGGGCATGACACCGGGCCACGTCCTCGTGGCGCTGTTGATGCTCACCCTGGAAGTAGGCGTTGTCTGCGCCGTTGGCGTCGGAATCTCGGCCCTGGCCGGGCGTCCGTTGTTTTCCATTGTGGTGACCTACCTCGCGGTGGCGGGGCTGGTCTTCGGCACCCTGATTTCCTTTGGCTTGGGCACCGGCCTGACCCATGGCACCGTCATGGCAAACGAGGCGCAGTACAGCGGCTTTAGCCAACCGACGCCGGATCCGGAAGAACCCGAATACACGTGTTCCGGGCCGCTCCGCGAACGTTCCACCGTGCACACCGAACGCATCGCCTGGCTGCTGGCCATGAATCCGTACGTGGTGGTGGCGGACGCCATCCCGTATCCGGACCGTACCATGAGCCCGTTTGGCTATTCAGGGGTTGGAGCCATTGAATCAATCAGCCAGGGGGCAAGGCATGCCATGGCCGGCCCGGAGGGGACATTTCCCTGCGCCAATGGCGAGCCCAAGCCCCGGTATTTGGCGCAGTCCGCTGCGTTGTGGCCCCTTGGCCTTGGCCTGCAGCTGCTGTTCGCCGGGCTCCTGATGTGGCTGGGGTGGCGTTCGCTGCGGACGCCGGCCCGGAAGCTGGCGCGGGGCACCCGGATCGCCTAGCTTCTCCTCTGGACAGGCCTGCCACAGCGGATCACGATTGTAGGAGCCGGCTGTGCAGCCGGATCTCGGGTGGCTGGGCCTGTCCAGGGATGGAGGCTGGAACGATGCCCGAAGATGACCACCAGGCTGCCGTACGGCCGGCCCCGGAACCGTTCTACGAACCCATCGGCGGCGGCTGGATCAATGAGCCGCCGGAAGTCGGGGACGACGCCGGCCGGCCACCGCGGCAGGACGGCGCCGCCCGGGTGGCGCTAAGGCAGGCGGCGGACGACTGGTTGCGCTCCATCAGGACGGTCAGGTTCTGGGGCTCTACGGCAATGGTTGTGCTCGGTGCCTGGCTCACGGCCGCGGCAGTTGTCGCGCTCGGGACTGTCCAGGAAGATCCATTACTGGCGGAAACGCAGCTCTGGACCTACATTCTGGCCTCGGCGTTGATGGCCCCGGCTGGCGCCCTCCTGGCCGTGCATTGGGGGCATCGGGGCATCTCTTCATTCGATGGAATCGAACGGCCCGGCCACGCCAGCCGGAGCCCGCTGGCGGATTTCTTCGCGACGGCGGCCCGCGGCTTCGTCTTCGCGGTGCTTGCCCTTGTTGTCCTGCTCGTTCACGCCGGTCTTGTGGGCGCTCCCGGCGGGCTTGCGGTGGCAGCCGCGGGGTTGGCCCTTCTCGAGTTCGCCGTATTCGGCGCCCTTGCCGCCGGCATCTCGGCGTGGCTCGGGCGTTCCCGTGCTGCGGGCACGGCTGTCTGGGCACTGGCCTGGTGGCTGGTGCTCGGGAACCTTGCCGCCGTGTGGGCCTTATTTCCCGCAGTCCGTGCCGAAGAACCGGTGACGGTGGTGCTGAACATCGAACGGGGTCCTGACGGCGTTCCTGTGGCTTACGACTGTGCAGCGGAGATTGTGGGTGTAGCCGAGGTATTCCACACGGAACGGATTATGTGGCTGGCCGCTCCCAACCCGATGATGATTTTCGTTATGGTGGCTGCGGGCGCCGACGGCGGCTCCGATGCCTACGCCGACTACACTTCCGCTCTCGGTGGCCCCGGTGTCTTAGGCTGGTTTCCCATGGCCCTGCAGGCGACAGCCGACGGAATCCAGGTCCCGTGCGTCAATTCCGAGCCGAAGGCTGCTGGCTCCTTCCAAACCCCCTTTGGCGGCGATGGGCCTGGCCATGCAGGGTGGGTTGGCCGTTGGGCTCCTGGCTGCGGGCCATCATGCCGCTCGTCGCCGGGTTATTCGGGAGAAGGTGGATCAGGAGGAGGCCTCAGCGGGATGAAACCCCAGGGTTGTCCAACCTGAACATCAGCGAAGGGAAGCCTTTGCCAAATTTGTCCAGTTCCGGGGCGACGTAGCCGTCCCGGGTAAATCCCAGATGCTGGAGCAGCCTAATCGATGCAGTATTTGGTTCATAGACTCCGGCGAAGACAGTACTGACGCCAAGCTCCCGGAAAAGCCACTGCACCAGGGCACCCGCGGCCTCCCGGCCGTAGCCCCGGCCCTGGTAATCAGGGTGCAGGACGTAACCCAGTGACGCCTGGTGGGAGGGGAGGCTGCCGGGGGTCAACGTTCCGCGTGCCGGTGAACCCGCACTGTTCCAGGTCCTCCCGTCGCCGATCAGCTGGCCGGTATCCCGAAGAGTGATGGCCCAGCCGTAGTGAAACCACTCAGGGGTGGATACGGCAGCACGCTCCACTACTTCCGCCAGCCGCACACGGTTCTCTTCGGCTGTCAGGGGCGCGTGGGACAGGAAGCGCGTGACGCCTTCATCCCCGCGGAAACTGTGAACGGCAGCGGCGTCGGCAGGGGTCAGCAGGCGCAGTGTGAGGCGCTCAGTCTCAATTGGTGCGATGCCGGCCGTGCTCATCTTGCCTCCCGTTAAGTCCGTGCTTGCTAAGTCAGTGCGTTGCGGCGGCCTTCGAATGCCCGGCCAAGGGTGACTTCGTCCGCGTATTCCAGATCCCCGCCGACGGGTAGCCCGGAAGCCAGGCGGGTAACCACTATCCCGATCGACTTCAGCATGCGTGCCAGGTAGGTGGCCGTCGCCTCGCCCTCCAGGTTGGGATCGGTGGCGATGATGACTTCCTGGATGGCGCCGTCGTTGAGCCGGGTGAGAAGTTCGCGGATCCGCAGTTGCTCGGGGCCCACGCCGGCGATGGGGTTAATGGCTCCGCCGAGCACATGGTACCGGCCACGGAATGACCTGGTCCGTTCCACGGCAAGGACGTCTTTGGACTCCTCCACCACACAGATAACTGAAGGATCACGCCGGGGGTCACGGCAGATGTTGCACAGCTCCTGCTCCGTAACGTTGCCGCAGGCAGAGCAGAACTTCACCCGCTCCTTCACGGTGGTGATGGCTTCCACCAGCCGCTTCATGTCCTGCGGATCGGCTTCGAGGATATGGAATGCCAGACGCTGCGCGGATTTGGGGCCAACACCGGGAAGGCGTCCGAGCTCATCAATCAGCTCCTGGA is a window encoding:
- a CDS encoding ABC transporter permease; translation: MSQLTETQHQPSVPHTAGGYVAGIRDVVVLELKQRLRSRGWYIMLSIWFVLTGLVTWLTWASWNANQAAQRAYSDFATEATGPGSMIFEVVLAFVLLFALLVAPALSANAVNGDRAGGTLAILQVTLLQPGQILWGKFFAAWLAALAFLVSSAPFLIIGVALGGMTPGHVLVALLMLTLEVGVVCAVGVGISALAGRPLFSIVVTYLAVAGLVFGTLISFGLGTGLTHGTVMANEAQYSGFSQPTPDPEEPEYTCSGPLRERSTVHTERIAWLLAMNPYVVVADAIPYPDRTMSPFGYSGVGAIESISQGARHAMAGPEGTFPCANGEPKPRYLAQSAALWPLGLGLQLLFAGLLMWLGWRSLRTPARKLARGTRIA
- the recR gene encoding recombination mediator RecR, whose protein sequence is MYEGAVQELIDELGRLPGVGPKSAQRLAFHILEADPQDMKRLVEAITTVKERVKFCSACGNVTEQELCNICRDPRRDPSVICVVEESKDVLAVERTRSFRGRYHVLGGAINPIAGVGPEQLRIRELLTRLNDGAIQEVIIATDPNLEGEATATYLARMLKSIGIVVTRLASGLPVGGDLEYADEVTLGRAFEGRRNALT
- a CDS encoding ABC transporter ATP-binding protein → MTADQHTEGGPGQPDSLQQGGITASGVSRSFGAVHAVEHMDFHAPAGKVTALIGPNGAGKTTLLLMLASLLAPDSGTVRVGGLDPRHHRLEVRSRIGWMPDTLGVWESLTAREILTQMARFYRLPAAGIAQRVSAMLERVRLSDLADQPARVLSRGQQQRLSLARALIHQPSVLLLDEPASGLDPGSRVELRNMLRQLAAEGTAVVVSSHVLSELDEIADGAVFVNNGRTVRQQTIEEAAASGRRYAISASDGAALAAKLTSLGLAFRVEDGRRQAVSLMLMNDDDAARLLRDLVLAGVGVSSFAPASGALEETYMSLEGERR
- a CDS encoding GNAT family N-acetyltransferase, translated to MSTAGIAPIETERLTLRLLTPADAAAVHSFRGDEGVTRFLSHAPLTAEENRVRLAEVVERAAVSTPEWFHYGWAITLRDTGQLIGDGRTWNSAGSPARGTLTPGSLPSHQASLGYVLHPDYQGRGYGREAAGALVQWLFRELGVSTVFAGVYEPNTASIRLLQHLGFTRDGYVAPELDKFGKGFPSLMFRLDNPGVSSR